The following coding sequences lie in one Sinorhizobium fredii USDA 257 genomic window:
- a CDS encoding YciI family protein, whose product MFVTFLRFAKNRTAAPEFMAAHNDWIAQGFADGVFLCAGSLQPTAGGAILAHGESRDLYDARIAADPFVVQGVVTAETYEIDPKRAVPALDFLKAAA is encoded by the coding sequence ATGTTCGTCACTTTCCTGAGATTCGCAAAGAACCGTACCGCGGCGCCGGAATTCATGGCGGCACACAACGACTGGATCGCGCAGGGCTTTGCCGATGGCGTGTTTCTCTGCGCGGGCTCCCTTCAGCCCACCGCGGGCGGCGCAATCCTCGCTCATGGCGAAAGCCGTGATCTTTACGATGCGCGTATCGCCGCCGACCCCTTCGTCGTGCAAGGGGTCGTAACCGCCGAGACTTACGAAATCGATCCGAAGCGCGCCGTTCCCGCCCTCGACTTCTTGAAGGCGGCAGCCTAA
- a CDS encoding DUF302 domain-containing protein gives MMKVSKSVRSAALIAATITVSAQMSTAKAGDSEGIVTVKSRYSISETVNRIKRSVAEKGITLFGVIDQAELGNAAGNKVRPSRLVMFGNPALGTTFITANPLAGLDWPVRVLVYQAKDGSVYAAYTDFDWIAKRHQIRSRNREFAMASEVIQAVTGSVKE, from the coding sequence ATGATGAAGGTTAGCAAGTCAGTACGGTCAGCCGCCCTAATTGCAGCCACGATCACGGTATCAGCCCAAATGTCCACGGCCAAGGCCGGGGACAGCGAAGGCATCGTCACCGTAAAGAGCCGCTATTCGATCAGCGAGACGGTCAACCGCATCAAGCGCAGCGTCGCGGAAAAGGGCATCACCCTCTTCGGCGTCATCGATCAAGCTGAGCTCGGCAACGCCGCCGGGAACAAGGTGCGGCCTTCGCGCTTGGTGATGTTTGGCAATCCGGCGCTCGGCACGACCTTCATCACCGCGAATCCCCTCGCCGGCCTCGACTGGCCAGTCCGGGTCCTCGTCTATCAGGCGAAGGACGGATCCGTCTACGCGGCGTACACAGACTTCGACTGGATCGCAAAACGCCATCAAATACGAAGCAGGAATCGCGAGTTCGCCATGGCATCCGAGGTGATCCAGGCAGTCACTGGCAGTGTGAAGGAGTAG
- a CDS encoding MFS transporter, whose amino-acid sequence MNLDQASLPTPLSVLSTPAADRWHFGVIALIAFLTLVDLFAAQAILPSLQREFGVSRATMGFAVNASTFGMAAAGLAVGIFGRNLDRRNGIWISLALLAVPTVLLSTTRDIAIFAALRVAQGLCMATAFTLTMAYLAEHFPAERATGALAAYVTGNVASNLFGRILSAAVADLGGLSINFQIFALLNLTGAALVWTTLSRTKRMMPDRRRRSRSGNLLSVLGNRRLHSVLAIGFLILFVFIGTYTYVNFRLVELGLSPMQLGLVYFVFLPSLFTTPLGGLISRRLGAAAGIVLTLLLAVLGLVALISSNLIVVLGGLALVAVGTFLAQALATSQVSRIADAEKAAASGAYLASYYTGGLFGSLVVGKIYDLFGWNTSVLVLVAMLVFAMLSAVPLRTMRTGYRNGQQTALSNRSGRPHP is encoded by the coding sequence ATGAACCTAGATCAGGCCTCACTGCCGACGCCCCTATCCGTTCTCTCGACCCCGGCAGCCGACCGTTGGCACTTCGGCGTCATTGCACTCATCGCGTTCCTGACCCTCGTCGATCTCTTCGCTGCTCAGGCCATACTTCCGTCCCTGCAGAGAGAGTTCGGGGTGAGCCGCGCCACCATGGGCTTCGCGGTGAACGCCAGCACGTTCGGCATGGCGGCTGCAGGTCTTGCGGTCGGCATCTTCGGGCGCAACCTGGACCGGCGAAACGGAATCTGGATCAGCCTCGCACTGCTTGCGGTTCCGACCGTCTTGCTCTCGACCACCCGGGACATCGCGATCTTCGCTGCCTTGCGGGTCGCGCAGGGCCTGTGCATGGCCACCGCATTTACCCTTACCATGGCCTATCTCGCCGAACACTTCCCGGCCGAGCGGGCAACCGGAGCTCTCGCGGCATATGTCACCGGCAATGTCGCCAGCAACCTCTTCGGCCGCATTCTCTCGGCGGCAGTTGCCGATCTCGGCGGATTGTCGATCAACTTCCAGATCTTCGCGCTTCTCAACCTGACGGGCGCGGCCCTCGTCTGGACGACATTGAGCCGGACGAAGCGCATGATGCCGGACCGACGCAGGCGAAGCAGGAGCGGAAACTTGCTCTCGGTGCTCGGTAATCGACGCCTGCACAGCGTGCTCGCCATCGGATTCCTGATCCTGTTCGTCTTCATAGGGACTTACACCTATGTCAACTTCCGTCTCGTCGAGCTCGGGCTATCGCCGATGCAGCTCGGCCTCGTCTACTTCGTTTTCCTGCCCTCGCTCTTCACCACTCCGCTGGGCGGGCTAATCTCGCGCCGTCTCGGCGCCGCAGCCGGCATCGTGCTCACGCTGCTTCTCGCCGTCCTCGGGTTGGTCGCCCTTATCAGCAGCAATCTCATCGTGGTGCTTGGGGGCCTCGCTCTGGTCGCAGTCGGCACCTTTCTCGCGCAAGCGCTGGCGACCAGCCAAGTCAGTCGCATCGCTGACGCGGAGAAGGCGGCAGCAAGCGGCGCCTATCTGGCCTCCTATTACACCGGCGGGCTCTTCGGCAGCCTGGTGGTCGGCAAGATCTACGATCTTTTCGGCTGGAACACCTCAGTCCTGGTGCTCGTCGCGATGCTCGTTTTCGCCATGCTTTCCGCCGTGCCGCTACGCACCATGAGGACCGGTTATCGAAATGGACAACAGACGGCATTATCAAACCGCAGCGGCCGACCGCATCCTTGA
- a CDS encoding cupin domain-containing protein produces the protein MPRKLISGNLPLTVAATLGLFASTSAAMPAFAGECPTDQVTAGAMEPGATAPQGVTDDVLASIDLSSKGGDWKGNALRFRKLVVQPGGVVPWHSHEARPANILIVEGSITEYRSTCKVPIEHKAGEVTAEFGGLAHWWKNNGSKPAVLYSADILPPMAEHADTM, from the coding sequence ATGCCCCGAAAGCTCATTTCAGGAAACCTGCCCCTGACGGTCGCTGCAACGCTCGGCCTCTTCGCCTCCACCAGCGCGGCGATGCCCGCTTTTGCCGGGGAATGCCCTACCGATCAGGTGACGGCAGGCGCCATGGAACCAGGCGCGACTGCCCCGCAAGGCGTAACCGACGACGTCCTCGCCTCGATTGATCTCTCGTCGAAGGGTGGTGACTGGAAGGGAAATGCGCTTAGGTTTCGCAAGCTCGTCGTCCAGCCGGGCGGCGTGGTGCCGTGGCATTCGCATGAGGCACGGCCCGCCAACATATTGATCGTCGAAGGCTCGATCACCGAATATCGCAGCACCTGCAAGGTCCCGATCGAGCACAAGGCTGGCGAAGTCACCGCCGAATTCGGCGGCCTTGCCCACTGGTGGAAGAACAACGGCTCAAAGCCCGCCGTGCTCTATTCGGCCGATATCCTGCCGCCAATGGCCGAGCACGCCGACACCATGTGA
- a CDS encoding LysR family transcriptional regulator, with the protein MDIHHVRYFLAVCETRNFTRAAENCHVTQPALSRAVQQLEDEVGGLLFRRERNLTHLTDLGNLLRPRFQSIVDELSGVRQEASRFLCLEDAHVKVGIMCTIGPRRFTGLLSDFNIRHRGIQLQLVEGVPTKLSELLEAGEIDVAIMASSDQFPERFDVTPLFRERFMLAFPAGHRLCQYDAIPITAIDGEIYLRRVNCEYWDYLSDLCDSFGVKTRVSYSSEREDWIQNMVAGGLGICFIPEYSAVIPGLQVRPVAEPEVTREVCLVTVAGRRFSPAVATFVGAVKSYGWAAPHSGIDMRRTPDAHADAPPLPQ; encoded by the coding sequence ATGGACATTCACCATGTTCGCTATTTCCTGGCAGTCTGCGAAACGCGCAACTTCACGCGGGCGGCCGAGAATTGCCATGTGACTCAGCCAGCGTTGAGCCGCGCTGTTCAGCAGCTCGAGGACGAAGTCGGTGGGCTTTTGTTCCGACGCGAGCGCAACCTCACCCATCTGACCGACCTTGGAAACTTGCTGCGGCCTCGCTTTCAGTCGATCGTGGACGAGTTATCGGGGGTCCGGCAGGAGGCCTCGCGTTTCCTCTGTCTCGAGGATGCTCATGTGAAGGTCGGCATCATGTGCACGATCGGGCCGCGCCGCTTCACCGGCCTGCTCAGCGACTTCAACATACGGCACCGCGGCATTCAGCTCCAACTTGTCGAAGGCGTGCCGACCAAACTTTCCGAACTGCTTGAGGCCGGAGAAATCGACGTCGCCATCATGGCGAGCAGTGACCAGTTCCCCGAGCGTTTCGACGTGACGCCGCTGTTTCGCGAACGGTTCATGCTCGCGTTTCCCGCCGGTCATCGCCTCTGTCAGTATGATGCCATACCGATCACGGCGATCGACGGCGAGATCTACCTCAGGCGGGTGAACTGCGAATACTGGGACTATCTGTCTGACCTTTGCGACTCGTTCGGAGTGAAGACCCGGGTTTCCTATTCGAGCGAGCGTGAGGACTGGATTCAGAACATGGTGGCCGGTGGCCTCGGAATCTGCTTCATTCCCGAATACAGCGCAGTCATTCCTGGACTACAGGTGCGCCCCGTTGCCGAACCGGAGGTCACGCGGGAGGTATGTCTTGTCACCGTCGCCGGTCGGCGGTTCTCCCCGGCCGTCGCCACCTTCGTCGGCGCGGTGAAGTCTTACGGCTGGGCGGCACCGCATTCCGGCATCGACATGCGGCGCACCCCCGACGCCCATGCCGATGCGCCCCCTCTGCCGCAATAG
- a CDS encoding 3-hydroxybutyrate dehydrogenase: MLKSTDVETDAMLGRRTLEGRSAIVTGSTSGIGLGIAQALAKAGAAVMLNGFGDPAEIERQRAEMAEENDVDVAYDSADMSRPEAIRMMVERAGARFGQVDIVVNNAGIQHVAPIAEFPEAKWDAILSINLSAAFHLVQATYGQMRARGYGRIINVASAHGLVASPFKSAYVAAKHGLVGLTKVVALEGAEFGVTANAICPGYVWTPLVEQQIDDQAKSHGVARDSVIRDVFLKNQPTKRFATVEEMGALSVFLCSTAAASITGTAIPVDGGWTAH; encoded by the coding sequence ATGCTGAAGAGTACCGACGTTGAAACCGATGCAATGCTCGGGCGCAGAACGCTCGAAGGCCGCAGCGCCATTGTGACCGGCTCCACCAGCGGCATTGGTCTCGGCATCGCCCAGGCGCTGGCCAAGGCGGGCGCGGCAGTGATGCTCAATGGGTTCGGTGACCCGGCCGAGATTGAGCGGCAGCGGGCCGAGATGGCGGAGGAGAACGACGTCGACGTCGCCTATGACAGCGCCGACATGTCGAGGCCGGAGGCGATCCGGATGATGGTCGAGCGCGCCGGCGCCCGCTTCGGACAAGTGGATATCGTCGTCAATAATGCCGGCATACAGCATGTCGCCCCGATCGCCGAATTCCCCGAGGCTAAGTGGGACGCGATCCTCTCTATCAACCTTTCCGCCGCCTTTCATCTCGTCCAGGCGACCTATGGGCAGATGCGGGCCCGCGGGTACGGCCGGATTATCAACGTCGCATCCGCTCATGGACTCGTCGCATCTCCGTTTAAATCAGCTTATGTGGCGGCGAAGCATGGTCTCGTCGGACTCACCAAGGTCGTGGCCCTGGAAGGTGCCGAGTTCGGCGTTACGGCGAATGCGATCTGTCCCGGCTATGTGTGGACGCCGCTCGTCGAGCAGCAAATCGACGACCAGGCAAAGTCCCACGGTGTCGCTCGCGATTCCGTAATCCGAGACGTGTTCCTGAAGAACCAGCCGACGAAGCGTTTCGCAACAGTCGAAGAGATGGGGGCGCTGAGCGTCTTCCTGTGCAGCACCGCGGCGGCCTCGATAACCGGCACGGCGATCCCTGTCGATGGGGGATGGACGGCCCACTGA
- a CDS encoding patatin-like phospholipase family protein — protein sequence MNKHAKVDRPAREDQERSSMAEGRPPRTINLALQGGGAHGAFTWGVLDRLLDEPNLSFEGIVATSAGAMNAAVLAYGLAEGGRSGAQRALANFWRRISHAAAFSPLQPSLLDRMTGSKSLEFSPAFVIFDMVTRLLSPYQFNPLNYNPLRQVLEQSIDLEAIRMSRCPVKLNICATNVRSGKVKVFSNDEISIDSVMASACLPFLFQAVEIDGEAYWDGGYMGNPAIFPLIYGCDTPDVLVVHINPLERTELPRTAAEILNRINEISFNSSLLREMRAIAFVTQLTESEAGNSLGLKRIFVHGISDDETMRNLSVSSKLNAEWGALVDLRDRGRQCAEDWLMANYEAIGKHSSVDISRRYL from the coding sequence ATGAACAAGCACGCCAAAGTGGACAGGCCAGCTCGAGAGGACCAGGAAAGGTCCTCCATGGCCGAGGGGCGGCCGCCGCGGACGATTAACCTCGCACTTCAGGGTGGCGGTGCGCATGGCGCATTCACCTGGGGCGTGCTCGACCGGCTGCTCGACGAGCCTAACCTGTCTTTCGAAGGCATCGTTGCGACCAGCGCCGGGGCAATGAACGCCGCTGTCCTGGCCTATGGGCTCGCGGAAGGCGGACGGAGTGGCGCGCAAAGGGCTCTCGCCAATTTCTGGCGCCGCATCAGCCATGCGGCCGCTTTCAGTCCGCTGCAGCCGAGCCTGCTCGACCGCATGACCGGGTCGAAATCATTGGAGTTTTCGCCGGCCTTTGTCATTTTCGACATGGTAACGCGGCTCTTGTCGCCCTATCAGTTCAACCCGTTGAACTATAATCCGCTTCGCCAGGTGTTGGAGCAGTCGATCGACCTCGAGGCGATCCGAATGTCCCGCTGTCCGGTCAAGCTGAACATCTGCGCGACCAATGTGCGCTCCGGCAAGGTGAAGGTCTTTTCCAACGACGAGATCTCGATCGATTCGGTGATGGCATCCGCCTGCCTGCCGTTCCTCTTCCAGGCCGTCGAAATCGACGGCGAAGCCTATTGGGATGGCGGCTATATGGGGAACCCGGCTATTTTCCCACTGATCTACGGCTGCGATACGCCGGATGTGCTGGTGGTGCACATCAATCCGCTTGAGCGAACGGAACTGCCGCGGACAGCGGCCGAAATCCTGAACAGGATCAACGAAATAAGCTTCAATTCGTCGCTGCTCAGAGAGATGCGGGCAATCGCCTTCGTGACGCAACTGACTGAGTCGGAGGCGGGTAATTCCCTCGGTCTCAAGCGCATCTTCGTGCATGGGATATCCGACGACGAGACGATGAGAAACCTCAGCGTCTCCAGCAAGCTCAATGCCGAGTGGGGAGCCCTCGTAGACCTCCGTGACCGCGGCCGGCAGTGCGCGGAGGACTGGCTGATGGCGAACTACGAAGCGATAGGGAAGCATTCGAGCGTCGACATCAGTAGGCGGTATCTTTAG